The DNA sequence TATTCACAATTGATTGGGTTGTATTTCTATTTTAACCAAGTTTAGGGAAGCTGAGTTCATGCAGTAGCGTAAACCAGTGGGAGGTGGGCCATCATCAAAAACATGGCCTAAGTGTGCATTGCAACGGGCGCAAAGTACTTCAGTTCGTACCATGAATAGGCTTCGGTCAGTTTTGGTTGCAATATTCTCTTCTGCAACCGGAGCCCAGAAACTGGGCCAGCCAGTACCAGAATCAAATTTGGTTTTGGATTCGAAAAGATCAGTTCCACAGCAAACACATTGGTAAATCCCATCCTCATGACAGTCATGATATTTACCAGTAAATGCAGGTTCAGTTTCATTTTTTCTTGTAATTTGATATGATTCAGGGGAT is a window from the Methanobacterium sp. genome containing:
- the msrB gene encoding peptide-methionine (R)-S-oxide reductase MsrB → MVEKIVKSDEYWKSFLSPESYQITRKNETEPAFTGKYHDCHEDGIYQCVCCGTDLFESKTKFDSGTGWPSFWAPVAEENIATKTDRSLFMVRTEVLCARCNAHLGHVFDDGPPPTGLRYCMNSASLNLVKIEIQPNQL